The Streptomyces sp. NBC_01142 sequence GGTTCGCGCGGTCGATGCCGTGGCTGAGGTGCGCATCGGTGGAGGACGCGGCGGGGCGGCTGTCGTCGTCCTGCGCCCCGTACCGGCGGCGCGGATCGTCGGGTTCTTCTTCGAGGCCGTGCCCGAGGAGCATCGGGAACAGCTGGTGCTTGAGGAGTACTTCGAGCCCGTACTCGATGTTCGAGGCGTCCCCGGTGACAGCGAACGGCTTCATGGTCTGCTCGAGGCCGTCACTCAAGGAGTGGACGACGTGGAAGGGGGTGCGGTGGCGGTCGCGCTCAAAGCCCTGGGTCGTGAAGGCCACCGCGAACGCGATGGCGGCAGGCCACAGGCTGTCCCTCCAGCGCACTCCGGACTCGCGGCACAGGGCCTTCGCCGCGGCGCGGGCGGCGGGATCGTGCCGGTCGACGGCGTCGACGAGTGCGGCCACCGTCGCGCCGGCGCCCAGGTCCTTGAACGCCTCGTGCCGGTGAGCGGGCGGCGGGAGCCAGATCCAGGACCGCTCCAGCGGCTCACCCCAGCGCTCCATGACAAACGGCCAGCCGCCGCGCTTCTTCAGCTCGCGGTCGAGCCGGGCCCCCAGGTCGGGGCCGCAGGACAGGGCGAGGACGGCTGCGACAGCGTCCCATCCCGCCGGCGCGGCCAGGTCGTCGTGAAGGAGCCGGTCGAGGTTGACCGCTAGGTACGGCAGGTCGGTGCGATATCCCTGGTCGCCGTCGAAGATGCAGGCAGGGCAGACGGGTTCGGCACTGCGGGAGTTCTTCAGCAGGTGGTGCTCGGGGTAGCGGTCCCCGCAGATCGGGCACGGCGTGGTGGACCACTCCTCCGCGCCCCGGACCCGCCCGAGTCGAGTTTCTCCGAGCTTGGCGTCCATGCGGCGCGCGGTGACGCGGACGGATTCGGTGGAGCAGTCCGCGACGCCGTCCTCGAAGTCCTCGGTGGTGGCGTTGCCCGACGGGCACATCGACATCAGATACAGCGGCCGGGTCAGGTCTGATTCCTCCGGATCATCCGGATCGAGTTCCTCGCCGTCGTCGTTGTCGTCTGCACGTCCCACGGACAGGTTCAGGCCTGCGACGGGTCCCGCATAAGAGGTGAGGCCGAAGGCCTCCAGATCCGGCTCATGGTGACCGGCGCCCCATCCCAGGAGACGGAACTCCGAGAGCAGGGCCTTGAGATAGTCCCTGGCGAGCAGGGGGCCCGGGGCAGGTTCGGCCGCCGCCAGGTCGGCGAGGATCCGGACGGCCTCCGCGCGGCCGGCCGCGTCCAGGACCGAGGGGAGCAGGTTGCGCTCGGCGGCGTCGATGACGCGCTCCAGAGCCCGCTGGTAGCCGCAGCCGGTCGCTTTGTTGAGGGCCCGTGCGATCTGCTGGCGGTTGGTGATGTTCTTCGATGACAAGACAGCTCCTGCACGCTCCGCGTCACGCCGTCCCACCACGACCAACGCCAGAGTGCGCAAGGGGCGGTCAAAGGACGACAAAAGCGCCGGACGTCACCACTGTGCGTCACCTCCCAGCGGCAGCTGGATTCGCCAGAGCCCGGAGGTGGGTCCGAGCAAGGCACGCTTCACGGTGAAGTGCGTTCGCCCGATGATATCCGGGCGCCTCCCCGCCCAGGGCAGTGTCCGCTGATGCCGATCCTCCTGTGGTGTGCCTCGGTCGCGGACAAAATGGCGGGATGGCCTGAGATACACCGGCACCACGAGGCGTGCGATCTTGCCCTCGCCTGGTCAAGCCTTGCGGTCGGCTACTGCCGCTTCGCCGACGTCTGCTCGGACTCTGTCCACAGCCCGCCACGCGCACCATCGCCGTCTCCGCACCTGCGTGATCTTGAAGGAGACCGCATGCCCATGACGCGATCGAGGCGCCGACCCGGCGCCGGAGCGAGCGCCCAGGCCATGGCCGACACCATCCGCGCGGCCGAGCGCCGCAAGCAGCACCGCACTGCGGCCTGGGCGATCCCGCTGCTCGTGGCGCCGGTGGCGCTCGGCATCGGGTTCCTTGTGGCGGCCGTGACCGACTGGAAGGCGGGCTTCGCGGTGGCCGCGGTGACGGCGGTGCTCGCCCTGCGCCGCATCTACCGGAGCAAGGGCAGTACCTGGGCCACCGGCGCCGCTGGCGAGCGGCGTACGCGCTGGATCCTCGCTCCACTCGTCTGGTGCGGGTTCGGACGGTGGGCAGTCCTCCACGACCGCCGAATACCCCGGTCCCGCGCCAACCTCGACCACATCGTCCTGGGCAAGTGCGGGCCCGTCTACGTCGACACGAAGACCTGGAAGTCGAAGAAATCCAAGGTCCACCTTCGGAGCGGGAAGCTCTGGTACGGCAACCACCCCCAAAAGGACTCCATCGACACGGTGTTGTGGGAGGCCAGCCGGGTGGCGGAAGCGCTCGGCCACCCTGTCCAGGCCGTCGTCGCCGTCCACTACGCCGCTGTCCCTCCGGGCGGACTGATCAGCCAGGGGGTGACGATCATCCAGTCCAGCGAGCTACGGCGATTCCTGCGCGCACTACCCAAGGAGCCCGGCTGGAACCGCAGGCGCATCGCCGGCGCCTACCGGCTCGCCGACACTCAACTCCGGCCCGCCAGCTGACGGACAACGAGCGGGCGAAGCCGGCGGGTGTGCCGCGCGGCGCTGCTTTCGACGCCGACGCGTCCCGCAACGATGTAATTCACGTGCATTGAGAAGCAGTTGTGGCTACTGTGATGTATGTGAGCCCCGGGTCGCAGTCACTGCGATCCCCCCCCGCACACTGTCCGGGGCACAGCTTGGTAGGCCCCGGTGTCCGCCTCTGCTCCCAGGAGTACGCGGCCCGGGGCACAGCCTTTTCTGCAGCCGGTGCGCGCGGGGCGCGCAACTAGTCCGGGCTGACCACGGTGTACGTGATGGTCATCCGGACGAGGCGTACCTCGGCCTCGGGGGAGTGCCGCCGGCGCTCGTGCACTCGCTCCTTCGCCAACTCGTACTCGTCGTCGCGGTAGCTGAACCGGAATCGGCCGGTAGCCGGGTGACGGACCTCGGCGATCCAGGCGTCCACGGCAGGCTCGGCTTCAACTCCGGCGTCGGCCGGCACCCACATGGTGGTCGGCACGCGTGCGGACACGACCCGGGTGGCCTCGACACTGCGGTCCCATCCGTGGTCCACGACGCCCTGCTCGGTGAGCGGCTGATCGTAGTCGACGGCCCAGAAGGCACCCTCGTGCCGGAATACGCACCGCCGGGTCTCCGCCCAACAGCCGTTGGACACATGGAAGTCGGCCACGGCGGCGTGCTCGGGAAGGTCGTGGGGAACGCCGACGGCACGGAGCTCCTCGACGGTGAAGGTGCGGGTATTCAACGAACTCCTCACGGGACGGCCCGGAACGCCTGGGGGCCGCGGACGCGGTCCACGGCCCCCAGGGAGGTCACTTGACGGTGTCGGCCTCGGCCAGCTGCGCGACGCGGTGGCCGAGCTCGGTGCGGAAGGCCCGGAAGCGCGGTCCGTGTACGCCGGAGCCACCGTCGTTCGGCTGGACGACGCCGTGGTCGTCGCGGTACTCCGCCAGGCCCAGCACGGCAAGCCCGTTGCGGGTGACCCAGTGGACCTTGTTGGTGAAGGCCCCGTTCTCCTCAACCCGTTCGGTCAGGTCGCGCCACTGGGCCGCGCTCAGCGCGGCGCGGCGGCCCGTCCAGGTGATCCGCCAGGTCGTCGGCCCGGTGTAGGCGAGTGCTTCGACGTTGGTGAGCCGGTATCCGTCGGAATCTTCGCGGTAGATGAACTCCGCGTCGAGCATGGCCTTGAGCAGGCGGGGCGACACCCGCGGCGGGAGGTGGCCGTACTGGTGGACCGACGCGGCCTTGAGGTACTCGACCTCGCGGGCGGTGGCCTGACGAGGTGCCTCGGGCTTGAGGTGCACAAAGCCTCCTTCAAGAGGATGAACGGGTGGCCGCCCCTGGGCTGGGGTGCACGGCGGGGCGACCGGCGCTGCGGGCGCCGGGCTCAGCGGAGCCCGGCGGCAGTGGGTGCGGCTGCTGCGCGGCTCGGCGAGGCGCGGCTCGATGTCACAGCACTGCGGACACCACGACATAGACGCCGGCGAAGCCGACAACGACCGCGCCGAGCTCCAGGAAGTCGGAGTCCATGCGCTTGTCGGCTGCGTGGAGCCCGCCTGCGGCAAACAGCAGCCCCAGTCCGATGATGAGTTGGAGCCACCAGGGCAGCTCCGTGACGCTGGAGAGATCGGCATCGGAGGCAAGGAACATAGGCACAGGGGTGCTCATTTCTCGTTGATGGTGAAGCGGCTGGTGCGCCCGTCGTGGCAGTCCGGCTCGTGCATCACGTCAGGTCGGGATCGGTGCAGTGGACCGTCCTCGTACGCCCCACGGCGTCGGTCACCGTCCACAAGGACTCGGTGATGCCGGGGTCGAGCTGGCGGCCCCGGGCTTCGTCGGCGGCCTGCTGGACGTCGGCGACGTCGTCGATGGCGATGCGCCAGGTCGCGACGAACGTCCGCGGGGCCGTCGCAGGCGCAGGGACGTCGGGGATGAACACCAGGGTGCCGAGATCGACGGCGCTCTCCCATCCCGCACGGCGCAGCGTCTTGGAGTAGGCGGCGTTCTGGTCCTCTTCCAGCTCCCAGGTGTCGGAGCTGAGGGGGTTGTACTGGACGACAAGGTGTTCTGCGCCGTGGTCGGGGCGAAAGACGCGGAGTTCGCTCAGCTCATGGCCGGCTGCATCGAGCGCGGCACGGACGGCGGAGACGGCCGGGTCGGCCTGGGCGGTCGTGGGCATGGAGGAGTCCGTTCTCTTGAGGAGTCGGCTGACGGGCGGCGGGGGCTAAGCGGTGACCAGGGCGTGCAGTTCGTTGACACGGCGCTCGGCGTCGGTCACGGCGATGAGCGCGCGGATCGCCGACTCGCGACGCGCGCTGAGCTGGGCGGTGTAGGTCTTCAGGAAGACCTGTGCGGCCTGCCGCCGGGCGGCGGTGGTCAGCTCGTCGAGGTCCTGGCGCTCGCGCCAGGTATCGAGGACGGCGTCGAGGACGGCCCGTGCGTGCCGGTGAGTGCGAGGCGGAAGCCATTCGGGGCGTCCGGTCTTGCCCCGGCGAAGGGGCCGGAAGTCCGGGGCGTTCTCCCAGGCGATGCGGACCGGTCCGGTGAGCAGGATGTTGTTCACCGACAGCGGCCGAGTTTCGTGCAGGGCGAAGGCGGGTGCGAACTTGTCGGGATTGATGAGGAGTTCGGCGGGCCCCTGGTCGGGCATGGTGGGGTCGTCCGCCGAGGCGGCGGGGGAGAGCATCACGCAGCCGCGTACGTGTGGGCCGTGGAGCCGGTACAGGACGCTTCCGGAGCGGACGTCGGTGCGCGCGGCGATGTCGAGCCGGCCGTAGGGACCGAGGTCGCGGGCGGTGGTGTGTTCCTCGCGAAGTCCTGAATCAGGCACGTCGGCTCCTTGCGGCGGTCAGGGGCCGACGGGCCCGCCCGGGGGGTTGGGCGGGCCCGTCGGAGGAAGCCGTCCGGCGGGCCTAGGAGAGCACCGGACGGCGGGCTGATGAGTCACGCCAGGGGGAGCTCTCGGAAGATCGCCCCCAACCAGGTTGACGCTCTTAGTTTAATCCAAAGCCACTCTTTGATCAAGTTAATAGGGTCATCGGCTCCGTGTGAACAGGAGGCCGTTGAGGGCCGCCGGTTATGGCAGGGAAGACTGTTCGCCGGGCCCGATGACCTCGCCCTGGATGGTGTGCGGGGCGTGGTCGATCGCCGGAGGGGCCCCCTCGTGCGGGACGATGACTCCCTCCAGGGCCGTGCGCGGGTCGAGCAGCGCGAGAAGCCGAAAGGCCAGCTCGGCGGGCACGTCAGAGAGCGTGATGTCCATGCTCGTCGCGTCGTGCCGCAGCTTCACCCCACAGGAGACGACGGCGGGCCGGTCCGGGAGACCGGCCTCGGCGTCCGGCCGGTGCGACCTGGGCAGGCTCGGAGGCTCCTGGTGTGACGCGGCGCGGTGCCCGAGATCCGGCAGGACCTGCTCCAGGCGGCGCTTCATGGCCATCCGGGCCTGCCGCGCCCGCTCGGAGTCGGCGGCGGCCTCGAGCGCCGCGCTGATCGTCTTGAGGTAGTCAGGCAGTACGCGCCGTCTGATCTCGCTGAAAATCCGGGCCGGCGACTGGCTCATCCCAACCGTGATCGACTCTGCCCGCGGCCCGGAATGGCTCAGCGGGTAGATGCCCTCGACCGTCAGACGCCGACCCGCGTCGCCCTTGCGGTGCCTGTTCCCGTGGCGGATCCCGATGCCGATCCCGGACGGGTGGAACAGGGTGGTGGAGCAGAAGTGCGACCGCTCCGGGGCGTGATGGGTCCAGCCGCCGCCCTCGATGCCGTGGCCGTTGAAGAGGTCGACGAGGGCACGCCCAAGGCCGTCGGAGAGGGCGCGCACAGCCTGCAGGTCCGAGATGAGTCTTCTCCTCGTGGAGGTGGCGGGTGAATGGTCGGGCGTCGGGTGGACTACGAGCGGGGTGCTTCGTCCGCCGGGGATTGTGGGGCGAGCGCGACGGCAATGCGCAGGACCTCGGCGGCCTTGAAGACGCTCTCGTCATCCAGCTTGAGATGGACATCGCCGCGGCCGAACGGTGAGCGGGTCGCTGTCCCGAGGCCGTCGCCTGCCAGGTTGAGGATCTCCATCTGCTCATCACGGGCCAGGGATGCCAGGGTGGGCCAAGGGTCCTGCTCGCAGTCGCAGGCATCGTCGTGGAAGCACTCCTCCTGCAGGCGCTCCCGGATCTGCTCGTAGGCCGCGGGGCTGACACGGATGTCCAGAGTGGCCCGGTTGCCCTGGGAATCAGGGACGATCCGGGCCGTACCCAGGCCCGAGGTCATCACGGTGTGCAGTGCGCCGGGAATCCCGCTGTACTGGCGGAGATGGCCCCCTGCGGCGTCGGCCATGGTCGCCAGCGCGACGGTCCGGGCCGCGTCGATGGCGTGGCGGACTCCGTCGAACACGGCCCGAAGGGCCATGACGGAGCTGTGAGGAAGGGCGTGAGGGTCAGGACGGTTCACGTCGTGCCTTTCTCCAGAGCGGGGCAGTCGTCAGACGGTCTGTGCCAGGACCTGCCGGTCCTCGCGGAAGCGCTGGATCAGCCGCAGACGCGGGCCGCCCTGCAGGAGCGCCGGCAGCTCTGCAGCCGCCGGCTCGCCGTCAGCGACCCGGCGGGCGTAGGCGATGGCCTCCTGGAAGGCGCTCAGGTACGAGCGAAGGTCCTCGGCCGCGCGTCGCCGCTGCCGCCGCTCCCGGCGGGTCCAGGCCTCGCCGATGCGCTGCTCGTTGCGCTCGTGGACGCGCTCGAGCAGGAAGCGACCTCCGACGAGAGAGGCCAGGGCCCGGCTTCCGGCGACGACGCTGCCGGCGCCGGAGGCGCTCAGCGGCAGGACGTCGGCGGCCGCGCGGTCGACGGAGAAGGCGATCGCCTTCCAGGCGTCGTCTTGCAGAAGGGCGTGGCTGGCCCGCCCGGGAAGGCTGGGTCGCTTCAGCGTGAACCGGATCCGGGGCAGGAGCGATATGGCGGACGAGCTCATGGTCGAAGTCCTTTCGCGAGGGCGGCCGGATCTGCTCGGACGGCAAGCGGCCGAAGGCGGTCGGATGCGTCCCAAGGGCAGGCGGCTGGGGGTGGGGTGCGTGGAGCGGGTCGCGGAGACGATCAGGCGACGCTGAAAAGTTAACGCACAACTCAATTATGCGTCAAATTATTCGGGTCGTCGGTGGTGTGGCCGAGAAGGGGCCTCGCCGACCCGAGGCTGCCGTCGTGTGGCTGAGCGCGGCCACTGGCACCGTCGCTCCCGGCGACCTGGTCCGAGCGTCGGGCTGAGCGCGATGGTTGTCACCTCGTAGGCGCCGAAGTTGTCACCAGGGCATGCACCCGCGTACGGCGACCAGGCGAAGCGCGCCGCAGAATCAACCGGTGACGGACGTCGCGCCCAGATGGCAACTACCTCGCCCCCAGCCGGACGTCGGGCCCGGACCGTGGTGCGGGGCGGGATTGTCAGTGGGGCCTGGCAGCATGAAGGGGTCGCAGCCGCACAGGCAGAACGAACATGGAGAGCCCCATATGAACCGCAGTGAGCTGGTGGCCCAGCTGGCCGATCGCGCCGAGGTGACCCGCAAGGACGCCGACGCCGTGCTGGCCGCTCTCGCCGAGACCGTCGGCGACGTCGTCGCCAAGGGCGACGAGAAGGTCGCCATCCCCGGCTTCCTCACCTTCGAGCGCACCCACCGTGCCGCCCGCGAAGGCCGCAACCCCGCCTCGGGCGAGCCGATGACCATCCCCGCCGGCTACAGCGTGAAGGTCTCCGCGGGCTCGAAGCTCAAGGACGCCGCCAAGGGCCAGTAGCCCGCCTTCCTGGCGATCGGCAGGGGCGTCCGAGCCCGCCGGCCCGCCGTTGAGCTGCCGATGGGGCGGCCCGGATGATTCCGGGCCGCCCCATCGCTGCAAGGACCCGGCCCCGCCGAGCGAATATAAGAAAACACAGGGATACATGAGAAAACACTGGTATGTTGTGCTGCATGAATGAGGCGCTGGACGCGATCGAAGGGGAGATGTCCCGGCTCCGGACCGAGATGCGGACCGCAGCCGAGACCTCCGGCTCCGCCCGCCTCTCCGAGCTACGCTCGCGACTGGAGGCTGCGCAGGACGACTGGTTCGCGCTGTTCGGCGCCTCCGTCGACTCCCCAGCTGCGCCCGCCGCACCGCGGCCTCTGAAATCCGTCCGCGAGCAGGTGCTGCAAACCCTGACCCTGATCGGGGCACCGGCGAGGCAGAAGACCATCCGGACCGTGCACGACGCCTTCTTCGGTGGCGCGCCCCTGGGCGCGTCCCGCATGGCAAGCCTCCGACGGGACGAGGAGCGCAGCTTCCGAAGCCGCAGGAGCACGCGGACGCATGTGTGCCCCGCGCTGCACACCGAGACCTTCCGCTCCGCCCGCTCCGTGCTCGTCTCCTCCGACTGGCCGCTGCAACAGCGACTCCTCGCCCCCGGAACGGACCAGGTCAACTACCTGACCATGGCGGTGAACTTGGCCGACGCCGCGGCGGGAGCCGCTGGCGAGGCCCATGGTGACGGCGACGCGATCAACGCGCTGCTCACCAGCATCGCGCTCAACATCCCCGGCCTGGCCGGCAGTAAGCCTGTCAGCGCGGCACGGATACAAGCCGCGGCCCAGCGAGAGCTCGACCGCCTGCTCCCCGCGGATCAGGACGCCCGCGGCCAGGCGGCCGAAGCCGCCGCGCAACTCGCCCCCGCCGAGCAGATGTTCGGTATCGCAGCACCCCAGAACACGTGACGAACCTCTGAAAGACGACCGGAAGGGCAGGACAGACGATGACCGAGGCACGCCTCGCCGGGTGTGCTGGCTGCATTGGCAGCGACCGGCCCGGCTACGTCGTCGTATGGGACGTCGACGGTGAGCAGATGCTGTGGGAGTGGAAGCGCTGCCCGGAGAAGTGCACCGCTGAGTCCCGCGCCGCGACCATCGAGCGTCTCCGCCGCCGTCGCGCCGAGGAGGAAGCCGAGGCCGCCCGGCGTAGCCAGGCTGCGGCCGCCCCAGCGGCAGCCGCGCACCCGGATCCGGTCCCAGAACCCGCCTGCCCCAAGCCCGCGCAGGAACAGCCCGTGCGTCACCCCGCCAGCCCGCGCCCTACTTCCGCGTACCGTGGCCGCGCTGAAGCGGGAGGCGCGCGATCCGGCGGGCGGAGTGCCCCGGCCCGCAGCGGACGCAGCGCCCCTCCGGCCGTGAATCCGCCGCGCCGGTGGCCGGCCGTCGCACTCGACCACGGCGCCGAGGGCTGGGAGTTGGACGTCGCCCAGGTCCCGCGGCCTGCCGGTACGAAGCTCACGGACTGGTTCGCCTGGCTCGGCACCGGCCTGCCGCTGCGCATCGACCGCGTTCACGACGCGGGCCGGACGGGCGACGGCATGGTGTGCCTGTCGGCGACAGCGCTCAAGGCCCTTGGCCTGCCCGCCTCGTTCCCGACCACCGAGAAGGCTCTGGCCGCGCTCACGAAGAAGCTGACCACGGCGGCCGCGAGCGTCGGCATGGAGCTCTCCCAGGAGATCGGCCCCATCTTCCACGCGTTCCGCCGCGTGGGGGCCGCGGGAGGCCCGAAGTCGTCCCTGCGCGTGGTGATCACGCCGTGGATCGGCCAGGGCAGCGAGAAGCAGCAGGTGACGAGCGCACTGATCGCCCAGCTCGCCACCACCCCCACCGGCGAACTCGACGCGCTGACCCTTGCCCGACGCATCCGCACCTACGTCGCCGATCTCGGAATCGCACCCGGCATCACCCCGGCCACCACCAGCAAGCTGCTCCTCGACTCCGTCCGCCCCCGCTCCGAGCCGTTCCAGGACGACGGAGGCGAGTGGCGCTCCCGGCTTCGCGACGGAGCACTGCCCGGCGGAGACACCGTCGTGCCTCCGGCCGCCGGCGCCCGCCACCCACTGACCCGCGACCTCCAGGAGCGCGGCGAAGCACTGTGCGAAGAAGAAGACTTCAAGTGGTGGGCCAGGCCGCTCACAGAAGCCGAAGCGGCCATGCCGTACGCCGTCGCGTGCGACGTGTGCGCCTCGTACTTGTCGGTCACCATGTCCCTGCGGCTCCCCGTCGGCCCGCTGGAGCACCACACCGACCCGGTCTGGGAC is a genomic window containing:
- a CDS encoding nuclease-related domain-containing protein, with the protein product MTRSRRRPGAGASAQAMADTIRAAERRKQHRTAAWAIPLLVAPVALGIGFLVAAVTDWKAGFAVAAVTAVLALRRIYRSKGSTWATGAAGERRTRWILAPLVWCGFGRWAVLHDRRIPRSRANLDHIVLGKCGPVYVDTKTWKSKKSKVHLRSGKLWYGNHPQKDSIDTVLWEASRVAEALGHPVQAVVAVHYAAVPPGGLISQGVTIIQSSELRRFLRALPKEPGWNRRRIAGAYRLADTQLRPAS
- a CDS encoding HU family DNA-binding protein, whose product is MNRSELVAQLADRAEVTRKDADAVLAALAETVGDVVAKGDEKVAIPGFLTFERTHRAAREGRNPASGEPMTIPAGYSVKVSAGSKLKDAAKGQ